The genomic interval TCTGCACCAGCCGGCGCAGAAGATTGGGGTCGGAGCGGACCCTGAGCGATGTCGGCATGACCACCAGCTTCAGCTGTTTCTCGCGGGCGATCGGCGCGAAATCGGTCTCGATCCGCTCCAACAGGTCGGAGAGGGCGACAGAGGCGAGCCGTGGCCGCATGGCGCCGGTATCGAGCCTCGAAATGTCGAGCACCGCGCCGAGAATCGTTTCAACCGATTCCAGCGCGGAATCGATGTTGCGCACGATCGGGCTGTTGTCGGATTGCGCCATGCGTTCGACCAGCGCCGAAGAATAGAGCCGGGCGGCGTTCAGCGGCTGCAGGATGTCATGGCCGGCGGCCGCGAAGAAGCGTGTCTTGCCGATATTCGCCTCGTCGGCGGCGGCGCGTGCCTCGGCCAGTTCGCGATTGACACGGGTAAGCTCCGCCGTGCGTTCGGCGACGCGCTGTTCCAGCGTCTCGTTCGCCTGTTTCAGTGCCTGGTCGGCGTTCACCTGCTGGGTGATATCGGTGAAGGTGGCGACGATGCCCTTGTCCGGCATGGCGTTGGAGCGCACTTCGATGATCCGCTCGCCGCCGCCGAGCACCAGCGAGAAGGGTTTGTCGAGCGTCAGGAAATGCCGCACGGTCTGCTGCAGATCGCCCGGCGCGATGTCGCCGCGCTGGCTGAGCGTCGTGACGATCTCCGAGAGGGGAAAGCCGACTTGGCCGGCAGTCTCGGGCAGATCCAGCAATTGCCGGAAGCGCCGGTTCCAGATCGTCAGCCGGTTGGAACTGTCGAAGACGGCAATGCCCTGATCCATTTGCGACAGCGCCGTCTGCAGCATGTCCTGGTTATATTGCAGCGCCTCGCTCGCCTGGTCGAGCAGCCAGGCGGTATCGGATGAGGCGTCCTCGATCTTCTGCAGGATCAACGATAGCACCAGCCTTGCCGAGGAGGAGCCGATGGCGCTGCCGAGCAGCTGTTCGCTGAAATGGATGAGCGCCATGTCGGCCGGCTGCTCGTCCTCCAGCTTGCGGCCGGAGCCTTGTTCATAGGTGGTGAACGAGCGCTGCATGCGCTCTTCGCCGAGATAACGTGAGATCGCGGCCTTGAGATCGCCGACGCTGATGCGGGTCTTCCAGCCGCGCGTGGCAAATTGCGAGCGCGAATGCCGCTTGACGAAGATGCCGGCCTGGATGCGTTCTAGCGGCCGGGCATTGCGGGTGAGCGAGCCGACGATGAAGAAGGCAGTGTTGACGAGCAGGCTCATGACGGTCGCATTGACCAGGGGATCGGCCTCGGCCGTGGTAAACAGCGTCGAGCCGGGAAAGATGAAGCCGAGCACGCCGCTCGCCACATAGGAATAATCCGGACCGCCAAGGGAGGGCAGGAACAGCAGGTAGACCCAGATGACGAAGCCGGAGGTCAGGCCGAGGATCGCGCCGCGCGCATTCGCCCGTCGCCAGATCAGCCCGCCGAAAAGCGCTGGGGCGATCTGCGCGATCGCCGCAAAGGAAAGCAGGCCGATCGAGGCAAGCCCGGCAGTGCTGTCGGTCGAGCGGTAATAGGCATAGCCGAAAAGCAGCACGGCAAAGATGGCGCTGCGGCGGATGTTGAGCAGCGTCTTGGCGAAATTGTCGCGCTGTCCGGCGCGGCCGGCGAGTTTGCGGCGCAGGAAGATCGGCATGATGATGTCGTTCGACACCATGATCGACAGCGCCACGGAATCGACGATCACCATCGCCGTTGCGGCCGAGAAGCCGCCGATGAAGGTGATCAGCGTCACCACGGGCATCTCGCCGGCCAGCGGCAGCGACAGCATGTAGAAATCGGCGTTGCCGGCGCCGCCGAAGGTCAGGAGCCCGCCAATCGCCACCGGCAGCACGAAAAGATTGATGGCGATGAGATAGCTGGGAAACAGGAAGCCTGCGAGCTTGAGCTGTTTCGGCGTCCGGTTTTCGACGACCGTCACGTGGAACTGCCGAGGCAGCAAGATGATCGCGAAGGCCGACAGCAGGATCAGGGTGATCCAGCGGCTGATCGGCGTATGGTAATTCAGCGCTGACATAACAAGCGCGTTGTCGACGGTCTTCTGCCAGAGATCGGCCGGGCCGTCGAAGAGGAACCAGATGACGCAGACGCCGGCCGTCAGAAAGGCGACGAGCTTGACCACCGATTCCATCGAAACGGCGAGGATCAGGCCGTCCTGATGTTCCGTCGCATCCGTATGCCGGGTGCCGAACATGATGGCGAAACAGGCAAGCACCAGGGTTGCTGCGAGCGGCAGGTCGAGGAAATAGAGATTGCCGCTGCCGATGCCGTAATCGGACGGATTGACCATGGCGCCGACGGTGCTCGAGATCGCCTTCAGCTGTAGCGCGATATAGGGGATGGTGCCGATTAGCGAGATCAGCGCGACAATCGTGGCGACTGTCGGGTTCTTGCCGTAGCGCGCGGCGACAAAATCGGCAACCGAGGTGAGCTTCTCCGCCTTGGCGAGCGCGATGATGCGGCGAAGCAGCGGCATGCCGAGCGTGAAGACCAGGATCGGGCCGATATAAATGCCGGCAAATTCCAGGCCTCGCTGCGCGGCGAGCCCGACGCTGCCGAAATAGGTCCAGGAGGTGCAATAGATCGCAAGGCTGAGCGCATAGACGACGGGCCAACCGCCATCGAGCGCGCTTGGGCCAAACGTGCCCGGGCCGCGGTTCTTGCGGTCGCCGTAGCTTGCCACGGCGAAAAGCAGGAGCAGATAGCCGAAGGCAGACGCGAATATGACCCAGCCTGGAAGCATTGACCCTCCGCCGGCGAAAAGCCGCCGGGACCTGCCGTAATGAGGTCAGCTTAAGTCATTTCAGATGCCTTGAAAATTCCCGCTGATCTACGCCTTAAGTCAAAGGCCGGGGCGCGGTTGCACCAGATAATTGCGATTGCCGATTGATTAATTGCAATGAAGATGTAGCTAATCGAAACGACGGCATATCTCTGAAATAGGATCGAAGGGAGACGGATCCGATGCTCAATGAGTTCAAGGCCTTTATCGCCCGCGGCAATGTCATGGATCTTGCCGTCGGCGTCATCATCGGCGGTGCCTTCGGCGGCATCGTCAAATCGCTGGTCGACGACATCATCATGCCGATCGTCGGCGCCGTTTTCGGCGGCTTCGATTTTTCCAATTACTTTCTGCCGCTCTCGTCGGCCGTCAACGCACCGACGCTCGCCGCCGCCCGCGCCCAGGGCGCCGTTTTCGCTTACGGCAATTTCATCACCGTCCTCATCAACTTCCTCATCCTTGCCTGGATCATCTTCCTGATGGTCAAGGCTGTGAATACGTTACGCGAACAGGTCGAGCGCAAGGAAAAGACCGCACCGGAAGAGGTCCCGCCGCCGCCGGCAGATGTCGCGGTGCTGATGGAAATCCGCGATCTCCTCGCCAAGCGCCCAACGGTCTGATCCGAGCTCAAGCCTGAGCTGCGACTGAATAGCTGCCCTTCATCCGCCTGCCCGGTGGGGGCTGCCGCGGGTCCGAAACGAGGAGAAAGGTGGCCGCAGCCGGATGAGTGGCAGCCAACCGGGCTAATTCATCACCAAAATCGATGTGCCATCACTGGATATCATGGGATTTGCCGACGCAAATCCTCTATGAAGGCGGAAACCGGAGATATGCATGTCGATCATGGAAAGCCTCAGCCCGCGCGCCCTAACGGCGCCCGAAAGCGGGATCGTCGAAGTCGTCAACTATGCCCGCGGCCGCGAAGGACTGCTGCCGCTCTGGGTGGGGGAAGGCGACCTGCCGACGCCCGATTTCATCAGCAGGGCGGCGATGGATGCGCTTGCATCAGGCGAGACCTTCTACACCTGGCAGCGCGGCATTCCGGAGCTTCGCCGGGCGCTGTCGGATTATTACAACAGGCACTTTTCCGTCCGCTTGCCGGCTGAGCATTTCTACGTCACCGGCTCCGGCATGCAGGCGATCCAGATCTCCGTGCAGGCACTGACCTCGCCCGGCGACGAGTTCGTCTACCTCACCCCCGCCTGGCCCAATATTGCCGCAGCCCTCGAAATAGCAGGTGCCCGCTCCGTCGGCGTCGAGCTGCAGTTCGAAGGCGGGAAATGGGCGCTCGATCTCGACCGCGTCGAGGCCGCCATCACACCGAAGACCAGGGGCATCTTCATCAACACGCCCTCGAATCCGACCGGCTGGACGGCGACAAAAAAGGATCTCGGCGATATCCTGGCGCTTGCCCGCAAGAACGACCTCTGGATCATGGCGGATGAAATCTACGCCCTCTATTATTTTGCCGGCGGCCGTGCGCCTTCTTTCCTCGACGTGATGGAGCCGGACGACAAGATCATCTTCGTCAATTCCTTCTCGAAGAACTGGTCGATGACCGGCTGGCGTGTCGGCTGGATCGTCGCACCGCCTGAGATGGGACAGGTGCTCGAAAACCTCGTCCAGTATTCGACGTCGGGCGTCGCACAGTTCATGCAGAAGGGCGCCGTCGCAGCGCTTGATCTCGGCGACGATTTCGTCGCCGCCAATATCGCCAAGGCGGCCCGCTCCCGCGATATTCTCTGCGACGCGCTGATTGCCACCAACCGCGTCGAGACGCTGAAGCCGGACGGCGCGCTCTACGCCTTCCTCAAGATCGATGGCGTCACGGACAGCCGCAGCGCTGCCATCGACATCGTCGACAAGACGGGCGTCGGCCTTGCTCCCGGGAAAGCGTTCGGCGCCGGCGGCGAGCTTTTCCTGCGCGCCTGTTTCCTGCGCGACCCCACCCAGATGGCGATCGCGGCCGAGCGTCTCTGCAACTACATCCTCAAGCGTTGAGAGGACGCGCAGGCACGCCTGCCCAGGCGGTTGCGTGCCGGAATCGCCCGATCGATAAAACTGTAGCAAAGACCGAAATCGGCCTCTAACCACGACTCCAAACATACCCGTTCACAAGCCTTCCAAGGGCGCTGTGATAAGAAAATTGGAAAGAAAACCGGCGCCTGATGCCCCTGCTGATAAATGGAAGCAGGGGTGTGGGACATGGCGGTTTTGGTGACGGGCGGCGCCGGATATATCGGCAGTCACATGGTGTGGGCGCTCATCGATGCGGGCGAGGATGTGGTCGTGCTCGACCGCCTTTCCACGGGCTTCCGCTGGGCCGTGGCGCCGGCGGCGCGTTTTTATCTCGGCGACATCGCCGACGCTGGCGTCCTGAAGAAGATCTTCATCGAAAACGACATCGAGGCGATTGTCCACTTCGCCGGCTCGGCCGTCGTCCCCGTCTCAGTCGCCGATCCGCTCTCCTATTACGACAACAATTCCGGCAAGACCCGGGCGCTTCTCTCCGCCTCGATCAAGGCCGGCATCCGCAACTTCGTCTTCTCCTCGACGGCCGCCGTCTACGGCCAGCAGAAGACGGATCTGCCAGTGAAGGAGACGGCCGCCCTCAATCCGGAAAATCCTTACGGTCAGTCGAAGCTGATGACCGAGTTCATGCTGCGTGATGCTGCCGCCGCCTATGATTTCAACTATGTCGCGCTTCGCTACTTCAACGTCGCCGGCGCCGATCCCGGCCACCGCGCCGGCCAGTCGACATCAGGCGCCACGCACCTCATCAAGGTTGCCTGCGAGGCAGCGCTCGGCAAGCGCGACAGCGTCCATGTCTATGGCATCGACTATCCCACCCATGACGGCACCGGCGTGCGCGATTACATCCATGTCACCGACCTCGTCGATGCGCATTTGAAAGCGCTGCAGCACCTGCGCAAGGGCAAGGCGTCGCTCGTTGCCAATTGCGGTTATGGCAGCGGCTATTCCGTGCTCGACGTCCTGAACATGGTCACCCGCCTGCACGGGCATTCCTTCAAGATCCACATGGCGCCGCGCCGCGCCGGCGATGCGGCGAGCGTCGTCGCCGACGCTTCGCTCGCCCGGCAGGTGCTCGACTGGATGCCCCGCTACGATTCGTTGGAAACCATCGTCCAGAGCTCGCTCGATTGGGAACTCTTCCTGTCAAACAGGAACGTCGACGACCTGCACAGCATCCATCGGGCCCTTGCCGCCGCATCCTTCTGAGTGGTTTCCCGCCGACGTTCGCCTGTTTATTGTCCCCGAAGCCCTCGCCGAGGAATTGAAGGCCATAGGGATTCGTCTCGCCATCGACAGTGTGGCCCGCTGCGACGTCGCAACGCCGGCCCGGGATTTGCTGTCGGCCTGAGCAAACGATCGGTGTTGGCTGGAAATGCTGGAGCGATGCCGCATCCTCGGCTATGCATGGTTCAACAGGCGAGGTGAACCATGCAGCACGGCGAAGTGATCATCGAACGGCAGGGCACTGCCGGCATCATCCGGCTCAACCGGCCGCGGGCGCTGAACAGTTTGACGTTGCCGATGATCCGCACGCTCACCGAAGTACTTGATGGCTTTGCCTCCGAATCCAATGTGGCGAGCGTTGTCATCACGGGCGAAGGCGAACGCGGTTTCTGCGCCGGCGGCGATATCCGCGCCCTGCATGAGAGCGCCCGCGCCG from Rhizobium lentis carries:
- the galE gene encoding UDP-glucose 4-epimerase GalE, encoding MAVLVTGGAGYIGSHMVWALIDAGEDVVVLDRLSTGFRWAVAPAARFYLGDIADAGVLKKIFIENDIEAIVHFAGSAVVPVSVADPLSYYDNNSGKTRALLSASIKAGIRNFVFSSTAAVYGQQKTDLPVKETAALNPENPYGQSKLMTEFMLRDAAAAYDFNYVALRYFNVAGADPGHRAGQSTSGATHLIKVACEAALGKRDSVHVYGIDYPTHDGTGVRDYIHVTDLVDAHLKALQHLRKGKASLVANCGYGSGYSVLDVLNMVTRLHGHSFKIHMAPRRAGDAASVVADASLARQVLDWMPRYDSLETIVQSSLDWELFLSNRNVDDLHSIHRALAAASF
- a CDS encoding hybrid sensor histidine kinase/response regulator; translation: MLPGWVIFASAFGYLLLLFAVASYGDRKNRGPGTFGPSALDGGWPVVYALSLAIYCTSWTYFGSVGLAAQRGLEFAGIYIGPILVFTLGMPLLRRIIALAKAEKLTSVADFVAARYGKNPTVATIVALISLIGTIPYIALQLKAISSTVGAMVNPSDYGIGSGNLYFLDLPLAATLVLACFAIMFGTRHTDATEHQDGLILAVSMESVVKLVAFLTAGVCVIWFLFDGPADLWQKTVDNALVMSALNYHTPISRWITLILLSAFAIILLPRQFHVTVVENRTPKQLKLAGFLFPSYLIAINLFVLPVAIGGLLTFGGAGNADFYMLSLPLAGEMPVVTLITFIGGFSAATAMVIVDSVALSIMVSNDIIMPIFLRRKLAGRAGQRDNFAKTLLNIRRSAIFAVLLFGYAYYRSTDSTAGLASIGLLSFAAIAQIAPALFGGLIWRRANARGAILGLTSGFVIWVYLLFLPSLGGPDYSYVASGVLGFIFPGSTLFTTAEADPLVNATVMSLLVNTAFFIVGSLTRNARPLERIQAGIFVKRHSRSQFATRGWKTRISVGDLKAAISRYLGEERMQRSFTTYEQGSGRKLEDEQPADMALIHFSEQLLGSAIGSSSARLVLSLILQKIEDASSDTAWLLDQASEALQYNQDMLQTALSQMDQGIAVFDSSNRLTIWNRRFRQLLDLPETAGQVGFPLSEIVTTLSQRGDIAPGDLQQTVRHFLTLDKPFSLVLGGGERIIEVRSNAMPDKGIVATFTDITQQVNADQALKQANETLEQRVAERTAELTRVNRELAEARAAADEANIGKTRFFAAAGHDILQPLNAARLYSSALVERMAQSDNSPIVRNIDSALESVETILGAVLDISRLDTGAMRPRLASVALSDLLERIETDFAPIAREKQLKLVVMPTSLRVRSDPNLLRRLVQNLVSNAIKYTITGKVLVGARRRGNQVIIQVIDSGIGIPPSKFRTVFKEFARLDEGAKTASGLGLGLSIVDRIARVLNHPVELQSTHGKGTQFRIAMPLDIARPAEAAAAVTPPDRPGQPLKGLKILCIDNEPNILEGMRLLLSGWGCEVTAVDCLADVIAMDGRGGPPDLAIADYHLDDGTGIAAILHLRRQFAADIPALLITADRTPEVRSEAERHDIAVQHKPVRPAALRAYITQISGLKRAAAE
- a CDS encoding pyridoxal phosphate-dependent aminotransferase, which gives rise to MSIMESLSPRALTAPESGIVEVVNYARGREGLLPLWVGEGDLPTPDFISRAAMDALASGETFYTWQRGIPELRRALSDYYNRHFSVRLPAEHFYVTGSGMQAIQISVQALTSPGDEFVYLTPAWPNIAAALEIAGARSVGVELQFEGGKWALDLDRVEAAITPKTRGIFINTPSNPTGWTATKKDLGDILALARKNDLWIMADEIYALYYFAGGRAPSFLDVMEPDDKIIFVNSFSKNWSMTGWRVGWIVAPPEMGQVLENLVQYSTSGVAQFMQKGAVAALDLGDDFVAANIAKAARSRDILCDALIATNRVETLKPDGALYAFLKIDGVTDSRSAAIDIVDKTGVGLAPGKAFGAGGELFLRACFLRDPTQMAIAAERLCNYILKR
- the mscL gene encoding large conductance mechanosensitive channel protein MscL; this encodes MLNEFKAFIARGNVMDLAVGVIIGGAFGGIVKSLVDDIIMPIVGAVFGGFDFSNYFLPLSSAVNAPTLAAARAQGAVFAYGNFITVLINFLILAWIIFLMVKAVNTLREQVERKEKTAPEEVPPPPADVAVLMEIRDLLAKRPTV